Proteins encoded within one genomic window of Anopheles gambiae chromosome 3, idAnoGambNW_F1_1, whole genome shotgun sequence:
- the LOC5668298 gene encoding BLOC-1-related complex subunit 5: MGSEHSTQLPGAAADGALRTGSLHRHSTANPTASGTSSSTPGRSGLSGGGSGSKLQRGNTIAVTGTTPGGGVDDGYSTSSVTPSSAYICDSRPVSPPMSVCSDSDLPYISYTDKPIGDSPKLRNKQQAKQTKSRPNSAIIMGRTSQQHQPHHYQQHLTQQLEGRGGKGRPTTAPTGGGGSGGAHSIVVVKSAAARDVGIEKDDDIVRLQSVPMFLPVMRGTLTLPANRDPEVLERLQPTHLINMCSRLQSHFNTCAVHVSSEQQQITNRIKEVDQEVSSALAQLVQKQKLYTSYAETFSKVRQISQQLTRCNDILNQNIESMEYLNNLLSVDDRLEPFVWKTE, from the coding sequence ATGGGCTCGGAACATTCCACGCAACTGCCAGGAGCAGCCGCCGACGGTGCCCTGCGCACCGGCAGCCTACATCGTCACTCGACGGCCAACCCCACCGCGTCCGGTACGTCCTCGTCGACGCCTGGGCGCTCCGGGCTGTCAGGAGGCGGCAGCGGTAGCAAGCTGCAACGCGGCAACACGATTGCGGTCACTGGCACGACACCGGGCGGCGGGGTGGACGATGGCTACTCCACCTCGTCCGTCACACCGTCCTCGGCGTACATCTGCGACTCGCGGCCCGTCTCGCCGCCCATGAGCGTTTGCTCCGATTCCGACCTGCCCTACATCTCTTACACGGACAAACCGATCGGTGATTCACCGAAGCTGCGCAACAAGCAGCAGGCAAAGCAGACCAAATCACGCCCAAACAGTGCGATTATCATGGGCAGAACGTCACAACAGCACCAGCCCCACCACTACCAGCAACATCTCACCCAGCAACTGGAGGGCAGGGGTGGCAAGGGTCGACCCACAACCGCACCGactggcggtggtggcagcgGCGGGGCGCACAGCATCGTGGTGGTGAAGTCGGCCGCCGCCCGGGACGTTGGCATCGAGAAGGATGACGACATCGTCCGACTGCAGAGCGTGCCGATGTTTCTGCCGGTGATGCGCGGCACACTGACGCTGCCGGCGAACCGCGACCCGGAGGTGCTGGAGCGGCTGCAACCGACCCATCTGATCAACATGTGCAGCCGGCTGCAGTCACACTTTAACACGTGCGCGGTGCACGTGTcctcggagcagcagcagataaCGAACCGCATCAAGGAGGTCGACCAGGAGGTGTCGAGCGCGTTGGCCCAGCTGGtgcagaagcagaagctgTACACGTCGTACGCGGAAACGTTCTCGAAGGTGCGCCAAATCTCCCAGCAGCTGACGCGCTGCAACGACATACTGAACCAGAACATCGAGAGCATGGAGTATCTGAACAATCTGCTCAGCGTGGACGACCGGCTCGAGCCGTTCGTGTGGAAGACCGAGTAG